One part of the Deltaproteobacteria bacterium genome encodes these proteins:
- a CDS encoding MFS transporter: MQNSSLGKPTFHYGWVIVFAGMLCILACLGFGRFALGMLLPSMAATLHLSYSQMGFISTANFLGYLASVLVSAHWAGRIGSRRLIFLALLTVAVSMALVSRATGFLSVLLLYMITGIGSGATNVPVMGLIAAWFSSRKRGRAAGFIVIGSGFAIMIAGRLIPFLNRWIGPEGWRTSWLILAGLVMLIAFVTFGLLRDGPEEKGLAPVGADESAAPVDPGPEVAEVNIYRKGIIYYLGAIYFLFGYTYVIYATFIVTTLVRERGFSESLAGNFWMWVGFLSLFSGPVFGTLSDRIGRKAGLMIVFSLQAASYLLIATRLPGMFLYLSIGFFGLVAWSIPSIMAAAIGDYVGPKKSAAAIGFVTFIFGLGQISGPAVAGVLAERTGSFSSSFYMAAAFAGAAIVLSGFLRKPQSA; encoded by the coding sequence ATGCAAAATTCCTCCCTTGGCAAGCCAACCTTCCATTACGGCTGGGTGATCGTCTTCGCGGGGATGCTCTGCATCCTCGCCTGCCTCGGTTTCGGCCGCTTCGCCCTCGGGATGCTCCTCCCCTCGATGGCCGCGACGCTTCACCTGTCGTACTCCCAGATGGGGTTCATCAGCACGGCCAATTTCCTCGGGTACCTCGCCTCGGTTCTCGTGAGCGCCCACTGGGCGGGCCGGATCGGCTCCCGCAGGCTCATCTTCCTCGCTCTGCTGACCGTCGCCGTCTCCATGGCCCTGGTGAGCAGGGCGACCGGCTTCCTGTCGGTCCTCCTCCTCTACATGATCACCGGCATCGGGAGCGGCGCCACCAACGTCCCGGTGATGGGGCTGATCGCCGCCTGGTTTTCGAGCCGCAAGCGGGGGCGCGCCGCCGGCTTCATCGTGATCGGAAGCGGGTTCGCCATCATGATTGCCGGTCGCCTGATCCCGTTCCTCAACCGGTGGATCGGCCCCGAGGGGTGGCGGACCAGCTGGCTCATCCTCGCCGGCCTCGTGATGCTGATCGCCTTCGTCACCTTCGGCCTGCTTCGGGACGGCCCCGAGGAGAAGGGCCTAGCCCCCGTCGGCGCCGACGAATCCGCGGCCCCCGTCGACCCCGGCCCGGAGGTGGCCGAGGTGAACATCTACCGGAAGGGGATCATCTACTATCTCGGCGCGATCTATTTCCTGTTCGGCTACACCTACGTGATCTACGCCACCTTCATCGTCACGACGCTGGTCCGGGAGAGGGGGTTCTCGGAGAGCCTGGCGGGCAATTTCTGGATGTGGGTCGGCTTCCTGAGCCTGTTCTCGGGGCCCGTCTTCGGAACGCTGTCGGACCGGATCGGCCGGAAGGCGGGGCTGATGATCGTCTTTTCCCTGCAGGCGGCCTCTTACCTTCTCATCGCCACGAGACTGCCCGGGATGTTCCTTTACCTGTCGATCGGTTTTTTCGGCCTGGTGGCGTGGAGCATCCCCTCGATCATGGCCGCGGCCATCGGCGATTACGTCGGGCCGAAAAAGTCCGCGGCCGCCATCGGCTTCGTCACGTTCATCTTCGGGCTGGGGCAGATCTCGGGTCCCGCCGTCGCCGGGGTGCTGGCGGAACGGACCGGGTCCTTTTCCAGCTCCTTCTACATGGCCGCCGCGTTCGCCGGCGCCGCGATCGTCCTGAGCGGGTTCCTGCGGAAGCCGCAATCGGCCTGA